From the genome of Oncorhynchus nerka isolate Pitt River unplaced genomic scaffold, Oner_Uvic_2.0 unplaced_scaffold_5430, whole genome shotgun sequence:
TGGTGCAGTCTACCTTAGTGGTATTCAGAGTATTGTGGTGCAGTCTACCTTAGTGGTATTCAGAGTATTGTGGTGCAGTCTACCTTAGTGGTATTCAGAGTGCTGTGGTGCAGTCTACCTTAGTGGTATTCAGAGTGCTGTGGTGCAGTCTACCTTAGCGGTATTCAGAGTGCTGTGGTGCAGTCTACCTTAGCGGTATTCAGAGTGCTATGGTGCAGTCTACCTTAGCGGTATTCAGAGTGCTGTGGTGCAGTCTACCTTAGCGGTATTCAGAGTGCTGTGGTGCAGTCTACCTTAGTGGTATTCAGAGTGCTGTGGTGCAGTCTACCTTAGCGGTATTCAGCTTGCTGTGGTGCAGCTCCAGGACATGTAGAGCTGCCTTTAGATTGGCCTGTGGCTCCGACAGCTCCATTTTGATTGGTCCAAGGCAGTGGACATCAGGAGGGGACAAATACATGCGTAgcagagacaggtacacctgtataacaacatgacaacaacatggggttaagagacaggtacacctgtataacaacatgacaacaacatggggttaagagacaggtacacctgtataacaacaacatggagttaagagacaggtacacctgtataacaacatggggttcagagacaggtacacctgtataacaacatggggttaagagacaggtacacctgtataacaacatggagttaagagacaggtacacctgtataacaacatggggttaagagacaggtacacctgtataacaacaacatggagttaagagacaggtacacctgtataacaacatggggttaagagacaggtacacctgtataacaacatggggttcagagacaggtacacctgtataacaacaacatggagttaagagacaggtacacctgtataacaacatggggttaagagacaggtacacctgtataacaacatggggttaagagacaggtacacctgtataacaacatggggttcagagacaggtacacctgtataacaacatggggttaagagacaggtacacctgtataacaacatggggttaagagacaggtacacctctataacaacatggggttaagagacaggtacacctgtacacatgggttagagacaggtacacctgtataacaacatggggttaagagacaggtacacctgtataacaacatggggttcagagacaggtacacctgtataacaacatggggttaagagacaggtacacctgtataacaacaacatggggttaagagacaggtacacctgtataacaacaacatggggttaagagacaggtacacctgtataacaacaacatggagttaagagacaggtacacctgtataacaacatggggttaagagacaggtacacctgtataacaacatggggttcagagacaggtacacctgtataacaacaacatggggttaagagacaggtacacctgtataacaacaacatggggttaagagacaggtacacctgtataacaacaacatggggttaagagacaggtacacctgtataacaacaacatggggttaagagacaggtacacctgtataacaacatggggttaagagacaggtacacctgtataacaacatggggttcagagacaggtacacctgtataacaacatggggttcagagacaggtacacctgtataacaacatggggttaagagacaggtacacctgtataacaacaacatggggttaagagacaggtacacctgtataacaacaacatggggttaagagacaggtacacctgtataacaacaacatggagttaagagacaggtacacctgtataacaacatggggttaagagacaggtacacctgtataacaacatggggttcagagacaggtacacctgtataacaacatggggttaagagacaggtacacctgtataacaacatggggttaagagacaggtacacctgtataacaacatggggttaagagacaggtacacctgtataacaacatggggttaagagacaggtacacctgtataacaacatggggttaagagacaggtacacctgtataacaacatggggttaagagacaggtaaacctgtataacaacatggggttaagagacaggtacacctgtataacaacatggggttaagagacaggtacaccggtataacaacaacatggagttaagagacaggtacacctgtataacaacatggggttaagagacaggtacacctgtataacaacatggggttaagagacaggtacacctgtataacaacaacatggagttaagagacaggtacacctgtataacaacatggggttaagagacaggtacacctgtataacaacatggagttaagagacaggtacacctgtataacaacatggagttaagagacaggtacacctgtataacaacatggggttaagagacaggtacacctgtataacaacatggagttaagagacaggtacacctgtataacaacaacatggggttaagagacaggtacacctgtataacaacaacatggggttaagagacaggtacacctgtataacaacatggggttCAGAGACAgatacacctgtataacaacatggagttaagagacaggtacacctgtataacaacaacatggggttaagagacaggtacacctgtataacaacatggggttaagagacaggtacacctgtataacaacatggagttaagagacaggtacacctgtataacaacatggagttaagagacaggtacacctgtataacaacatggagttaagagacaggtacacctgtataacaacaacatggggttaagagacaggtacacctgtataacaacatggagttaagagacaggtacacctgtataacaacatggagttaagagacaggtacacctgtataacaacaacatggggttaagagacaggtacacctgtataacaacatggagttaagagacaggtacacctgtataacaacatggtgttaagagacaggtacacctgtataacaacatggggttaagagacaggtacacctgtataacaacatggggttaagagacaggtacacctgtataacaacatggggttaagagacaggtacacctgtataacaacatggggttcagagacaggtacacctgtataacaacatggggttagagacaggtacacctgtataaccaacaacatggagttaagagacaggtacacctgtataacaacatggggttaagagacaggtacacctgtataacaacatggggttagagacaggtacacctgtataacaacaacatggagttaaggagacaggtacacctgtataacaacatggggttAAAGACAGGTACACTGTATAACAACatagggttaagagacaggtacacctgtataacaacatggggttaagagacaggtacacctgtataacaacatggggttaagagacaggtacacctgtataacaacaacatggggttaagagacaggtacacctgtataacaacaacatggagttaagagacaggtacacctgtataacaacaacatggggttaagagacaggtacacctgtataacaacatggggttcagagacaggtacacctgtataacaacaacatggggttaagagacaggtacacctgtataacaacatggggttaagagacaggtacacctgtataacaacatggagttaagagacaggtacacctgtataacaacatggagttaagagacaggtacacctgtataacaacatggagttaagagacaggtacacctgtataacaacaacatggggttaagagacaggtacacctgtataacaacatggagttaagagacaggtacacctgtataacaacatggagttaagagacaggtacacctgtataacaacaacatggggttaagagacaggtacacctgtataacaacatggagttaagagacaggtacacctgtataacaacatggagttaagagacaggtacacctgtataacaacatggggttaagagacaggtacacctgtataacaacatggggttaagagacaggtacacctgtataacaacatggggttaagagacaggtacacctgtataacaacatggggttcagagacaggtacacctgtataacaacatggggttaagagacaggtacacctgtataacaacaacatggagttaagagacaggtacacctgtataacaacatggggttaagagacaggtacacctgtataacaacatggggttcagagacaggtacacctgtataacaacatggggttaagagacaggtacacctgtataacaacaacatggagttaagagacaggtacacctgtataacaacatggggttaagagacaggtacacctgtataacaacatggggttaagagacaggtacacctgtataacaacatggggttaagagacaggtacacctgtataacaacaacatggggttaagagacaggtacacctgtataacaacaacatggggttaagagacaggtacacctgtataacaacatggggttcagagacaggtacacctgtataacaacatggggttaagagacaggtacaccggtataacaacatggagttaagagacaggtacacctgtataacaacaacatggggttaagagacagctacacctgtataacaacatggggttaagagacaggtacacctgtataacaacatggagttaagagacaggtacacctgtataacaacatggggttaagagacaggtacacctgtataacaacatggagttaagagacaggtacacctgtataacaacatggagttaagagacaggtacacctgtataacaacatggagttaagagacaggtacacctgtataacaacatggagttaagagacaggtacacctgtataacaacatggagttaagagacaggtacacctgtataacaacaacatggggttaagagacaggtacacctgtataacaacatggggttcagagacaggtacacctgtataacaacatggggttaagagacaggtacacctgtataacaacaacatggagttaagagacaggtacacctgtataacaacatggtgttaagagacaggtacacctgtataacaacatggggttaagagacaggtacacctgtataacaacatggagttaagagacaggtacaccagaATAACACTGTATTACCAGAGGTAATAGAGGTTTACCATAGAGTTAGATGTATTACAGTACAAGTTCAACACGTGTCAATCAGAGGGAGATACTCACAtctttgtttctgtctgtgtctttgtcATAATGCCGGTGACAGTACCTGAAGGGAGAGAAACACAAAATGGCACTATTATAACTGACAACAACATCAGCAGACACCGCCTGGAGAGAAATCATAACGTAGATAGTTTAAAAACATCTACGTGTCTTATTTGGAAATAGTTCTTTTTGAATCAGCATGTTATTGTTGATGGCTGGTGGGTTGTTTGAGTGGTCAACAGGCTATCGTCCCACGAACTCATCCATAGGGTGGTCAACAGGCTATCGTCCCACGAACTCATCCATAGGGTGGTCAACAGGCTGCCGTCCCACGAACTCATCCATAGGGTGGTCAACAGGCTGCCGTCCCACTAACTCATCCATAGGGTGGTCAACAGGCTATCGTCCCACGAACTCATCCATAGGGTGGTCAACAGGCTATCGTCCCACTAACTCATCCATAGGGTGGTCAACAGGCTATCGTCCCACGAACTCATCCATAGGGTGGTCAACAGGCTATCGTCCCACGAACTCATCCATAGGGTGGTCAACAGGCTGCCGTCCCACGAACTCATCCATAGGGTGGTCAACAGGCTATCGTCCCACGAACTCATCCATAGGGTGGTCAACAGGCTGCCGTCCCACTAACTCATCCATAGGGTGGTCAACAGGCTATCGTCCCACGAACTCATCCATAGGGTGGTCAACAGGCTATCGTCCCACGAACTCATCCATAGGGTGGTCAACAGGCTATCGTCCCACGAACTCATCCATAGGGTGGTCAACAGGCTGCCGTCCCACTAACTCATCCATAGGGTGGTCAACAGGCTGCCGTCCCACTAACTCATCCATAGGGTGGTCAACAGGCTATCGTCCCACGAACTCATCCATAGGGTGGTCAACAGGCTATCGTCCCACGAACTCATCCATAGGGTGGTCAACAGGCTATCGTCCCACGAACTCATCCATAGGGTGGTCAACAGGCTATCGTCCCACGAACTCATCCATAGGGTGGTCAACAGGCTATCGTCCCACGAACTCATCCATAGGGTGGTCAACAGGCTGCCGTCCCACTAACTCATCCATAGGGTGGTCAACAGGCTGCCGTCCCACTAACTCATCCATAGGGTGGTCAACAGGCTATCGTCCCACGAACTCATCCATAGGGTGGTCAACAGGCTGCCGTCCCACTAACTCATCCATAGGGTGGTCAACAGGCTGCCGTCCCACTAACTCATCCATAGGGTGGTCAACAGGCTGCCGTCCCACGAACTCATCCATAGGGTGGTCAACAGGCTATCGTCCCACGAACTCATCCATAGGGTGGTCAACAGGCTGCCGTCCCACTAACTCATCCATAGGGTGGTCAACAGGCTGCCGTCCCACTAACTCATCCATAGGGTGGTCAACAGGCTGCCGTCCCACTAACTCATCCATAGGGTGGTCAACAGGCTGCCGTCCCACTAACTCATCCAGGGTGGTCAACAGGCTGCCGTCCCACTAACTCATCCATAGGGTGGTCAACAGGCTGCCGTCCCACTAACTCATCCATAGGGTGGTCAACAGGCTGCCGTCCCACTAACTCATCCATAGGGTGGTCAACAGGCTGCCGTCCCACTAACTCATCCATAGGGTGGTCAACAGGCTGCCGTCCCACTAACTCATCCATAGGGTGGTCAACAGGCTGCCGTCCCACTAACTCATCCATAGGGTGGTCAACAGGCTGCCGTCCCACTAACTCATCCATAGGGTGGTCAACAGGCTGCCGTCCCACTAACTCATCCATAGGGTGGTCTACAGGCTGCCGTCCCACTAGCTCATCCATAGGGTGGTCAACAGGCTGCCGTCCCACTAACTCATCCATAGGGTGGTCAACAGGCTGCCGTCCCACTAACTCATCCATAGGGTGGTCAACAGGCTGCCGTCCCACTAACTCATCCATAGGGTGGTCAACAGGCTGCCGTCCCACTAACTCATCCATAGGGTGGTCAACGGGCTGCCGTCCCACTAACTCATCCATAGGGTGGTCAACAGGCTGCCGTCCCACTAACTCATCCATAGGGTGGTCAACAGGCTGCCGTCCCACTAACTCATCCATAGGGTGGTCAACAGGCTGCCGTCCCACTAACTCATCCATAGGGTGGTCAACAGGCTGCCGTCCCACTAACTCATCCATAGGGTGGTCAACAGGCTGCCGTCCCACTAACTCATCCATAGGGTGGTCAACCAGGCTGCCGTCCCACTAACGTCATCCATAGGGTGGTCAACAGGCTGCCGTCCCACTAACTCATCCATAGGGTGGTCAACAGGCTGCCGTCCCACTAACTCATCCATAGGGTGGTCAACAGGCTGCCGTCCCACTAACTCATCCATAGGGTGGTCAacaggtgtgtgtggtgtatgtgtgtgtgtgtgtatgtatgtgtgtgtgtgtgtgtgtgggtgtgtgtgtagtactaCTCACTCCTTGGCCATGTGTGTCCTTCAGGACGCGTACGTGAGATGAAGAGGGCCTGTTCGTGCTTCCCCATCCGACCCAGAAGCAGGGCCCGCTCCTCCAGAAGACCTGACAGACAAACGGCTAGGTTGAAGATACAAAGGCTAAAGACAAGTTAGCTTTAAAAAACAGATTCATGAGACCAGCATCGCTGTTCCTCATTCATGCAAAGACCTCTGGGATATCACAATCCTCTGGTCTCGCCTTGTGGCATGAGGAGCACACGGTCACGGAGAGCTAGCATATAGCCATgagccataggagttggcaagacagcacaaaccgatctggaaccaggctagaatACCAAACAAACTCCTCATCCAGAGGCGAATGACAAGTCAGTGCTTTCAACTAAAGAAGTCACGAAAGGACTGCATACCGATCACTGCAAGTACAACGAGCCAGGGCACAATAACTGTTGAATCTACCCGGAACCATCCAATCCTCACCATCGAAGGGGAAGTCAGAGATAAGTCGGCCTGGTCTCGTAGCTGGTAGAGACCTCCAGGAAACACACTAGCTTGCTCCTGAACTCTCCCAGgtcccctcctccttcccagcAGCCACTGCAGGAACCCCTACAGGAAGACAGAACAGATAGATTTTATTAGAATATCACATATCAGCTGTGGAGGGAAAGGgaatatacctagtcagttgtacaggaaAGGGgaatatacctagtcagttgtacagggaaaggggAATATACCtgagtcagttgtacagggaaaggggaatatacctagtcagttgtacagggaaagggaatatacctagtcagttgtacagggaaagggaatatacctagtcagttgtacaggaaAGGGgaatatacctagtcagttgtccaactgaatgtctTCAAGACATTCTCAAGACCCCATAAAGTGTTTTGTCCGTTTTGTCAGTCCAGTAAGATACGGAGGCTGATGGTGCTGAGAGATTACTGCTTTTCAGTCCAGTAAGATACGGAGGCTGATGGTGCTGAGAGATTACTGCTTTTTCGAGGTTGGTTCGACTTCGGTTTCAATAACAAAAATTAAAACACGAAATGCACTGTGGGTTGAATGTCGTAACTCGgaataaaacaatgaataaaaGTCCCCTGATGGAAGTgagggtagtgatggtagtgacggtagtgatggtagtgatggaaATGAGGGCAGTGAcggtagtgatggatgtgattGAAGTGACGGTAGTGTTTGAAGTgagggtagtgatggtagtgatggtagtgagggTAGTGATTGAAGTGACGGTAGTGTTTGAAGTGAGGGGTAGTGAGGGTAGTGAcggtagtgatggatgtgattGAAGTGACGGTAGTGTTTGAAGTgagggtagtgatggtagtgatggtagtgacggTAGTGTTTGAAGTgagggtagtgatggtagtgatggtagtgacggTAGTGTTTGAAGTGAGGGTAGTgagggtagtgatggtagtagacGGTAGTGTTTGAAGTGAGGGTAGTGAGGGTAGTGAGGGTAGTGACGGTAGTGATGGATGTGGACGGTAGTGAGCGGTAGTGAGGGAGTGACGGTAGTGATGGATGTGACGGTAGTGATGGATGTGACGGATGTGACGGTAGTGATGGATGTGACGGTAGTGATGGATGTGACGGTAGTGATTGTAGAGACGGTAGTGATGGATGTGACGGTAGTGATGGATAGTGACGATAGTGATGGATGTGACGGTAGTGATGGATGTGACGGTAGTGATTGTAGTGACGGTAGTGATTGTAGTGACGGTAGTGATGGATGTGAcggtagtgatggatgtgatggCCCAATACTGCTGATCACTTATTAACCACCAGTTATTAACATTACTTCACGACAATGAAacatttcagttgttgtgtatattacattggTTTTATTTGAAAACTATTATTATATCATTCAGGTCATCACATCTCcacagagctgctgtctgacaaaaatCTCTATTTTAGTAGTTGTTCAAAGTAAATACGGCCTACTAtcatgactgctgaat
Proteins encoded in this window:
- the LOC135566372 gene encoding vam6/Vps39-like protein, whose protein sequence is MAKEYCHRHYDKDTDRNKDVYLSLLRMYLSPPDVHCLGPIKMELSEPQANLKAALHVLELHHSKLNTAKVDCTTAL